In Festucalex cinctus isolate MCC-2025b chromosome 5, RoL_Fcin_1.0, whole genome shotgun sequence, a single genomic region encodes these proteins:
- the LOC144018515 gene encoding uncharacterized protein LOC144018515: MFSSALIQPPVRKGSDDHIWKSKPPISCARAPVRRRRKLKRIHRIRRVLLRDAHSRTCPRSTNQDGGCVVGGAVGGTHSTAAVYNDSFCFIPYCVDWIESLDVRGELEQIPVDFGQYRLVHQPIAGKNRCGEHKRGRVGI, from the exons ATGTTCAGCTCTGCACTCATCCAGCCGCCAGTCCGGAAAGGAAGCGACGACCATATATGGAAGAGCAAGCCGCCCATCTCGTGCGCACGTGCGCCAGTTCGGCGTAGGCGGAAACTCAAGAGGAT TCACAGAATAAGACGAGTTCTGCTTCGTGACGCTCACTCACGGACTTGCCCTCGCTCAACAAATCAAGATGGCGGATGTGTGGTGGGTGGAGCTGTGGGTGGCACACATTCGACAGCAGCTGTCTATAATGACAGCTTCTGCTTCATTCCATATTGTGTGGACTGGATCGAATCCCTAGA tGTCAGGGGTGAGCTGGAGCAGATCCCAGTGGACTTTGGGCAATATCGACTGGTtcaccaaccaatcgcag GGAAAAACAGATGTGGAGAGCACAAACGGGGCAGAGTGGGAATCTAG
- the lman2lb gene encoding lectin, mannose-binding 2-like b has protein sequence MFSMFTLKNIHDLTCLLVVLCILRLSMAEDWDFLDEFLKREYSLMTPYRGFSSPSSWELKGTALVATDYVRLTPDLPNRQGAIWSGTPLQLHDWELKVHFKIHGKAKTGMSGDGLAIWLTKERMQDGPVFGSRNKFTGLGVFVDTYPNSVKNDRVFPYVSVMLGNGALSYEHDSDGQPTELAGCSSRDRNSRDGVFLRIRYIKNRLMVMLDVDGKDIWKNCVNITGIHLPTGYYLGASSATGDLSDNHDIISMKLYELIIKKVPEHIPKVDDKEEFQVEIQVKQISEVRPLTYLFTFLFLCALVVGGSKVYRHWEENKRKRSY, from the exons aTGTTTTCgatgtttactttgaaaaacattCACGATTTAACATGTCTGTTGGTCGTGCTTTGTATTCTACGGCTGTCGATGGCGGAAGACTGGGATTTTTTGGATGAGTTTTTAAAGCGAGAATATTCTCTCATGACGCCTTATAGAG GTTTCTCGAGCCCTTCATCATGGGAACTGAAGGGGACTGCTTTAGTGGCGACTGACTATGTGAGGCTCACCCCGGACCTGCCGAACAGACAGGGAGCTATCTGGAGTGGAACC CCTCTGCAATTACATGACTGGGAGCTCAAGGTGCACTTTAAAATCCACGGGAAGGCAAAGACAGGAATGAGTGGAGACGGTCTCGCCATCTGGTTAACCAAAGAGCGCATGCAAGATG GGCCTGTTTTTGGCAGCAGAAACAAGTTCACTGGCCTTGGAGTATTTGTGGACACTTATCCCAATTCAGTCAAGAATGAT AGGGTTTTCCCCTATGTGTCAGTGATGCTGGGGAATGGCGCCCTGTCTTATGAACACGATAGTGATGGACAACCAACTGAGCTCGCAGGCTGCTCGTCCAGGGATCGCAATTCAAGAGATGGTGTATTTCTGCGAATTAGATACATCAAAAACAGATTGATG GTCATGTTGGATGTTGATGGGAAAGATATTTGGAAAAACTGTGTCAACATCACAGGTATACATTTGCCTACTGGCTATTACCTTGGAGCTTCGTCTGCTACCGGAGACCTTTCAG ATAACCATGACATCATCTCCATGAAGTTGTATGAGCTGATAATCAAGAAGGTACCAGAGCACATCCCGAAGGTTGACGACAAGGAGGAATTCCAAg TGGAAATCCAAGTGAAGCAGATAAGTGAAGTCCGCCCCTTGACCTATCTCTTCACCTTCCTGTTCCTGTGTGCGTTGGTAGTCGGCGGGTCAAAAGTTTACAGGCACTGGGAGGAAAACAAACGCAAGCGCTcctattga
- the LOC144018514 gene encoding leukocyte surface antigen CD53-like has product MDRSCVNYLKNLMVFLNFLCWLCGAFVVAFGIFQGIHSKFASLVTTFWPIYPANTLVVTGTIVTCVCYLGVLGAMKENRYLLISFFILLFILMLVELAMACVFLVYSRVIDTYFEKDLTQSLEIYRESGPGENQTIKEDFDAVHHLFKCCGVHGEADWMGEVPISCCDQDPCTSPIHTNWQEGCLVKLKNWFAENYRSTGAGVVTLFIIQFFCLCFNIPLFCHFGRNGLGYL; this is encoded by the exons ATGGATCGCTCCTGTGTAAACTACTTGAAAAACCTGATGGTATTTCTCAACTTCCTATGCTGG CTGTGTGGGGCGTTTGTGGTCGCCTTTGGCATATTTCAGGGCATACACTCCAAGTTTGCGTCTCTCGTCACAACTTTCTGGCCCATCTACCCCGCCAACACCCTAGTGGTCACTGGTACTATCGTTACCTGCGTGTGTTATCTGGGTGTGCTTGGAGCCATGAAGGAGAACCGCTACCTGCTCATCAGT TTTTTCATCCTGCTGTTCATCCTGATGCTGGTCGAGCTGGCCATGGCTTGTGTGTTCCTGGTTTACAGCAGAGTG ATAGACACATATTTTGAGAAAGACCTGACACAAAGTTTGGAGATCTACAGGGAGTCTGGGCCAGGAGAGAACCAGACCATTAAAGAAGATTTTGATGCCGTCCACCACCTG TTTAAATGTTGTGGAGTACACGGTGAGGCCGACTGGATGGGTGAAGTTCCCATCTCATGTTGTGACCAGGATCCTTGCACCTCCCCCATCCACACCAACTGGCAAGAG GGTTGTCTTGTGAAACTGAAGAACTGGTTTGCAGAAAATTATCGGAGCACAGGAGCAGGCGTTGTCACGCTCTTTATCATACAG TTCTTCTGTCTGTGCTTTAACATCCCTCTGTTTTGCCACTTTGGTCGAAATGGGCTGGGCTACTTGTGA